From Triticum urartu cultivar G1812 chromosome 2, Tu2.1, whole genome shotgun sequence, a single genomic window includes:
- the LOC125539672 gene encoding glutamate receptor 3.1-like isoform X2, with translation MKFALHFWGLFCCLYALSKNIYARPDTVSVGALFTFNSTIGRAAKIAISAAVNEINTDSSILPGTNLVVEMQDSNCSGFVGIVQALQFMEKDTVAIIGPQSSVIAHVISHVANELQVPMLSFGATDPTLTSLQFPFLVRTTRSDHFQMAAVADLVDYYGWKQVTAIYIDDDYGRNGMASLGDELVKRRAKISFKAAVRPGAKKSEMASALVRVALMESRVVVLHANPDSGLALLSLARNLGMTSSGYVWIATDWLSSFLDSSPRLDIGLLSTMQGFLTLRQHTENTRRKSMLASKWSALVKKDTVDDKFLINSYGFYAYDSVWILAYALDAYFSRGGNISFSNDTKLHEVGAGGLQLKAMTVFDGGRLLLERIQQVNFTGATGPVKFDTDGNLIRPAYDIVNIVGSGLRTVGYWSNYSGLSTSLPETLYMKPAKRVRGDQKLHTVIWPGETTVRPRGWVFPNNGIELKIGVPNRASYRQFVSVDNNSGTVRGFCIDVFVAAANLLQYPVPFKFVPFGDGSQNPSYPDLINNILTNDFDAVVGDIAIVTNRTRVVDFTQPYVESGLVVLTSVKKQSSSGWAFLQPFTIKMWCITGLFFLVIGTVIWLLEHRINDEFRGPPAKQVITVFWFSFSTLFFAHREDTRSTLGRFVIIIWLFVVLIIQSSYTASLTSILTVQQLISPITGIDSLVASDEPIGFQVGSFAESYLVNELGVSRHRLKSLGTPDEYKQALELGPANGGVAGIVDERPYVEIFLLLHPKFAVVGSEFTKSGWGFVSFYFFPPGESVPEGLAAGGGPVDVHPGAVGERRPPADPRQVAGERRGGVHVAEQRAGVGPAAGVQLLRAVPHLWRGVPHRPRHTRRHPLPQVL, from the exons ATGAAGTTCGCACTCCATTTTTGGGGTCTTTTCTGTTGTCTGTATGCACTAAGTAAGAATATCTATGCAAGGCCCGATACAGTGAGCGTTGGAGCTCTTTTCACATTCAATTCCACGATAGGGAGAGCTGCCAAGATTGCCATTTCTGCTGCTGTCAATGAGATCAACACCGATTCAAGCATCCTTCCAGGCACAAACCTGGTTGTCGAGATGCAAGATTCCAATTGCAGTGGCTTCGTTGGCATTGTGCAAG CATTGCAATTCATGGAGAAAGATACAGTTGCAATCATCGGCCCACAATCTTCTGTCATCGCGCATGTTATTTCTCATGTTGCAAATGAACTTCAAGTGCCTATGCTGTCCTTCGGTGCAACTGATCCAACTCTCACGTCACTTCAGTTTCCTTTCTTGGTGAGGACAACCCGTAGTGATCATTTTCAAATGGCTGCTGTTGCTGACTTAGTCGACTACTATGGGTGGAAGCAAGTGACAGCTATATATATCGATGATGATTATGGAAGAAACGGCATGGCCTCTTTAGGTGATGAACTTGTCAAGAGGCGGGCTAAGATCTCGTTTAAAGCTGCAGTTAGGCCAGGAGCAAAAAAGAGTGAAATGGCTAGTGCGCTAGTCAGGGTTGCATTGATGGAATCTCGAGTGGTAGTTCTGCATGCAAATCCTGACTCTGGGCTTGCACTTCTCTCGCTGGCACGCAATCTCGGCATGACATCAAGCGGGTATGTGTGGATTGCAACAGATTGGCTCAGTTCATTCCTGGATTCATCGCCACGTCTCGACATCGGATTACTGAGCACAATGCAGGGTTTTCTCACATTACGCCAGCACACAGAAAATACAAGAAGGAAGAGTATGCTAGCTTCAAAATGGAGTGCACTGGTGAAGAAAGATACTGTTGACGACAAGTTCTTGATTAATTCGTATGGCTTTTATGCGTATGATTCTGTCTGGATCCTTGCTTATGCGCTGGATGCATATTTCAGTAGAGGTGGAAACATTTCTTTCTCAAATGACACCAAGCTACATGAAGTTGGGGCAGGGGGTCTGCAATTGAAAGCTATGACTGTCTTTGATGGGGGGAGGCTGTTACTAGAAAGAATCCAGCAAGTGAATTTCACGGGTGCAACTGGCCCTGTAAAATTTGATACAGATGGTAATCTTATCCGTCCTGCGTACGACATCGTTAACATAGTAGGATCTGGTCTGCGGACAGTTGGTTACTGGTCCAACTATTCTGGCCTGTCCACCTCGTTGCCTGAGACTCTTTACATGAAACCAGCAAAACGTGTTAGGGGAGATCAGAAACTCCACACTGTGATATGGCCAGGTGAGACTACAGTAAGGCCACGTGGATGGGTGTTTCCCAACAATGGAATTGAGCTGAAAATTGGAGTTCCCAATAGGGCAAGTTACCGTCAATTTGTGTCAGTTGACAATAACAGCGGAACGGTGCGTGGTTTCTGTATTGATGTGTTTGTTGCTGCAGCCAACTTGTTACAGTATCCAGTTCCATTTAAGTTTGTTCCGTTTGGGGATGGTAGTCAGAATCCAAGCTATCCAGACCTTATCAACAATATTCTAACGAAT GACTTCGATGCTGTGGTAGGTGATATAGCTATCGTCACAAATCGGACAAGGGTTGTTGACTTCACTCAGCCATACGTTGAATCGGGGCTTGTGGTACTTACCTCTGTTAAGAAGCAAAGCTCGAGTGGATGGGCCTTTTTGCAGCCATTCACCATCAAAATGTGGTGCATCACAGGGCTGTTCTTTCTTGTCATAGGAACGGTGATTTGGCTGCTTGAGCACAGAATCAATGATGAGTTCCGCGGGCCTCCAGCGAAACAGGTTATCACTGTATTCTG GTTCAGTTTCTCAACTCTGTTCTTCGCGCACA GAGAGGACACGAGAAGCACCCTCGGCCGCTTCGTGATCATCATATGGCTCTTCGTGGTTCTGATCATCCAGTCCAGCTACACTGCCAGCTTGACCTCCATACTCACCGTGCAGCAGCTCATATCTCCAATCACAGGGATCGATAGCTTGGTCGCCAGCGACGAGCCCATCGGGTTTCAAGTCGGCTCCTTTGCGGAAAGTTACCTCGTGAACGAGCTCGGTGTCTCGAGACACAGGCTTAAATCCCTCGGTACTCCGGACGAGTATAAGCAAGCGCTTGAGCTTGGCCCTGCCAATGGAGGCGTCGCTGGCATCGTTGACGAGCGTCCCTATGTTGAGATCTTCTTGCTCCTGCATCCCAAATTCGCAGTCGTGGGCTCGGAGTTCACCAAAAGTGGCTGGGGCTTCGTGAGTTTTTATTTCTTTCCACCTGGTGAAA GCGTTCCCGAGGGACTCGCCGCTGGCGGTGGACCTGTCGACGTCCATCCTGGAGCTGTCGGAGAACGGCGACCTCCAGCGGATCCACGACAAGTGGCTGGCGAACGACGTGGCGGGGTCCATGTCGCAGAACAACGAGCTGGAGTCGGACCGGCTGCAGGTGTACAGCTTCTCAGGGCTGTTCCTCATCTGTGGCGTGGCGTGCCTCATCGCCCTCGCCATACACGCCGGCATCCTCTTCCACAAGTACTGTGA
- the LOC125539672 gene encoding glutamate receptor 3.1-like isoform X1, whose amino-acid sequence MKFALHFWGLFCCLYALSKNIYARPDTVSVGALFTFNSTIGRAAKIAISAAVNEINTDSSILPGTNLVVEMQDSNCSGFVGIVQALQFMEKDTVAIIGPQSSVIAHVISHVANELQVPMLSFGATDPTLTSLQFPFLVRTTRSDHFQMAAVADLVDYYGWKQVTAIYIDDDYGRNGMASLGDELVKRRAKISFKAAVRPGAKKSEMASALVRVALMESRVVVLHANPDSGLALLSLARNLGMTSSGYVWIATDWLSSFLDSSPRLDIGLLSTMQGFLTLRQHTENTRRKSMLASKWSALVKKDTVDDKFLINSYGFYAYDSVWILAYALDAYFSRGGNISFSNDTKLHEVGAGGLQLKAMTVFDGGRLLLERIQQVNFTGATGPVKFDTDGNLIRPAYDIVNIVGSGLRTVGYWSNYSGLSTSLPETLYMKPAKRVRGDQKLHTVIWPGETTVRPRGWVFPNNGIELKIGVPNRASYRQFVSVDNNSGTVRGFCIDVFVAAANLLQYPVPFKFVPFGDGSQNPSYPDLINNILTNDFDAVVGDIAIVTNRTRVVDFTQPYVESGLVVLTSVKKQSSSGWAFLQPFTIKMWCITGLFFLVIGTVIWLLEHRINDEFRGPPAKQVITVFWFSFSTLFFAHREDTRSTLGRFVIIIWLFVVLIIQSSYTASLTSILTVQQLISPITGIDSLVASDEPIGFQVGSFAESYLVNELGVSRHRLKSLGTPDEYKQALELGPANGGVAGIVDERPYVEIFLLLHPKFAVVGSEFTKSGWGFAFPRDSPLAVDLSTSILELSENGDLQRIHDKWLANDVAGSMSQNNELESDRLQVYSFSGLFLICGVACLIALAIHAGILFHKYCEQRRQVSADGSSRSSRSSFRAFLSFADRREMDAHIASKDKAAGDHSISAASSSSVSTATSC is encoded by the exons ATGAAGTTCGCACTCCATTTTTGGGGTCTTTTCTGTTGTCTGTATGCACTAAGTAAGAATATCTATGCAAGGCCCGATACAGTGAGCGTTGGAGCTCTTTTCACATTCAATTCCACGATAGGGAGAGCTGCCAAGATTGCCATTTCTGCTGCTGTCAATGAGATCAACACCGATTCAAGCATCCTTCCAGGCACAAACCTGGTTGTCGAGATGCAAGATTCCAATTGCAGTGGCTTCGTTGGCATTGTGCAAG CATTGCAATTCATGGAGAAAGATACAGTTGCAATCATCGGCCCACAATCTTCTGTCATCGCGCATGTTATTTCTCATGTTGCAAATGAACTTCAAGTGCCTATGCTGTCCTTCGGTGCAACTGATCCAACTCTCACGTCACTTCAGTTTCCTTTCTTGGTGAGGACAACCCGTAGTGATCATTTTCAAATGGCTGCTGTTGCTGACTTAGTCGACTACTATGGGTGGAAGCAAGTGACAGCTATATATATCGATGATGATTATGGAAGAAACGGCATGGCCTCTTTAGGTGATGAACTTGTCAAGAGGCGGGCTAAGATCTCGTTTAAAGCTGCAGTTAGGCCAGGAGCAAAAAAGAGTGAAATGGCTAGTGCGCTAGTCAGGGTTGCATTGATGGAATCTCGAGTGGTAGTTCTGCATGCAAATCCTGACTCTGGGCTTGCACTTCTCTCGCTGGCACGCAATCTCGGCATGACATCAAGCGGGTATGTGTGGATTGCAACAGATTGGCTCAGTTCATTCCTGGATTCATCGCCACGTCTCGACATCGGATTACTGAGCACAATGCAGGGTTTTCTCACATTACGCCAGCACACAGAAAATACAAGAAGGAAGAGTATGCTAGCTTCAAAATGGAGTGCACTGGTGAAGAAAGATACTGTTGACGACAAGTTCTTGATTAATTCGTATGGCTTTTATGCGTATGATTCTGTCTGGATCCTTGCTTATGCGCTGGATGCATATTTCAGTAGAGGTGGAAACATTTCTTTCTCAAATGACACCAAGCTACATGAAGTTGGGGCAGGGGGTCTGCAATTGAAAGCTATGACTGTCTTTGATGGGGGGAGGCTGTTACTAGAAAGAATCCAGCAAGTGAATTTCACGGGTGCAACTGGCCCTGTAAAATTTGATACAGATGGTAATCTTATCCGTCCTGCGTACGACATCGTTAACATAGTAGGATCTGGTCTGCGGACAGTTGGTTACTGGTCCAACTATTCTGGCCTGTCCACCTCGTTGCCTGAGACTCTTTACATGAAACCAGCAAAACGTGTTAGGGGAGATCAGAAACTCCACACTGTGATATGGCCAGGTGAGACTACAGTAAGGCCACGTGGATGGGTGTTTCCCAACAATGGAATTGAGCTGAAAATTGGAGTTCCCAATAGGGCAAGTTACCGTCAATTTGTGTCAGTTGACAATAACAGCGGAACGGTGCGTGGTTTCTGTATTGATGTGTTTGTTGCTGCAGCCAACTTGTTACAGTATCCAGTTCCATTTAAGTTTGTTCCGTTTGGGGATGGTAGTCAGAATCCAAGCTATCCAGACCTTATCAACAATATTCTAACGAAT GACTTCGATGCTGTGGTAGGTGATATAGCTATCGTCACAAATCGGACAAGGGTTGTTGACTTCACTCAGCCATACGTTGAATCGGGGCTTGTGGTACTTACCTCTGTTAAGAAGCAAAGCTCGAGTGGATGGGCCTTTTTGCAGCCATTCACCATCAAAATGTGGTGCATCACAGGGCTGTTCTTTCTTGTCATAGGAACGGTGATTTGGCTGCTTGAGCACAGAATCAATGATGAGTTCCGCGGGCCTCCAGCGAAACAGGTTATCACTGTATTCTG GTTCAGTTTCTCAACTCTGTTCTTCGCGCACA GAGAGGACACGAGAAGCACCCTCGGCCGCTTCGTGATCATCATATGGCTCTTCGTGGTTCTGATCATCCAGTCCAGCTACACTGCCAGCTTGACCTCCATACTCACCGTGCAGCAGCTCATATCTCCAATCACAGGGATCGATAGCTTGGTCGCCAGCGACGAGCCCATCGGGTTTCAAGTCGGCTCCTTTGCGGAAAGTTACCTCGTGAACGAGCTCGGTGTCTCGAGACACAGGCTTAAATCCCTCGGTACTCCGGACGAGTATAAGCAAGCGCTTGAGCTTGGCCCTGCCAATGGAGGCGTCGCTGGCATCGTTGACGAGCGTCCCTATGTTGAGATCTTCTTGCTCCTGCATCCCAAATTCGCAGTCGTGGGCTCGGAGTTCACCAAAAGTGGCTGGGGCTTC GCGTTCCCGAGGGACTCGCCGCTGGCGGTGGACCTGTCGACGTCCATCCTGGAGCTGTCGGAGAACGGCGACCTCCAGCGGATCCACGACAAGTGGCTGGCGAACGACGTGGCGGGGTCCATGTCGCAGAACAACGAGCTGGAGTCGGACCGGCTGCAGGTGTACAGCTTCTCAGGGCTGTTCCTCATCTGTGGCGTGGCGTGCCTCATCGCCCTCGCCATACACGCCGGCATCCTCTTCCACAAGTACTGTGAGCAACGGCGGCAGGTGTCGGCCGACGGCAGCTCCCGCTCCAGCCGCAGCAGTTTCCGCGCGTTCCTGTCGTTCGCCGACCGACGGGAGATGGACGCCCATATAGCGTCCAAGGACAAGGCGGCCGGAGACCACTCCATTAGCGCGGCGTCGAGTAGCAGCGTCAGCACTGCCACGTCGTGCTAG